The following proteins are encoded in a genomic region of Notolabrus celidotus isolate fNotCel1 chromosome 19, fNotCel1.pri, whole genome shotgun sequence:
- the dolk gene encoding dolichol kinase, giving the protein MPASIQPAAMQINPVYVESSVVLAVVLCVHMAVWNQHSWCIIALFIQAFYVQHKWDRLLRSGAAVFQFRPSASSGIVPASMVMPLLGLVLKEKCSASGNVFFERFSMVVTITGMMLALFLSLIALGITRPVPTNTCVIAGLAGSAILYTTKQTLTVSEVIEVLEVLLIFVYLSLIVLYLLPRCFTPGEALLVVGGISFIVNQLIKRSLNLAEVKGDPVNYFLPVVVVGSLLLGVFFALLFCFMESETWVSSLFFHMMTAVLVLGILMPWLSLFIGRHPIMWLLDFVTLNDRRLCLLGYWVFLAVVATCVVLHQNHQRQSGSKKHQASTVVRKYFHLIVVATFVPGLIYDRQLLHVASVGCLAVFLFLEYVRYFRIRPLGQLLRQVLTLFLDERDSGPLILTHVYLLLGMSLPIWLYPGPCVPKGTLPGAGGLVPYAGVLAVGVGDTVASVFGSTMGEIRWPGTKKTMEGTATSVFAQIIAVAMFLIFDGSINLNSTYSWIVGSVTLVAMLEAYTSQIDNLLLPLYLFILLLL; this is encoded by the coding sequence ATGCCTGCCTCCATCCAACCTGCAGCCATGCAGATCAATCCAGTCTACGTGGAGTCCTCTGTAGTTCTGGCTGTGGTGCTGTGTGTCCACATGGCAGTCTGGAACCAGCACTCCTGGTGCATCATAGCCCTCTTCATCCAGGCTTTCTACGTCCAGCACAAATGGGACCGTCTGCTCAGGTCGGGTGCGGCAGTTTTCCAGTTCCGCCCTTCGGCCAGCAGCGGCATCGTCCCTGCCTCCATGGTGATGCCTTTGCTGGGCCTGGTACTGAAAGAAAAGTGCTCTGCCTCAGGGAATGTCTTCTTTGAGCGCTTCTCCATGGTGGTTACCATCACAGGCATGATGCtggctctttttctctccctgatCGCGTTGGGAATCACAAGACCGGTACCCACAAACACTTGTGTAATTGCAGGCCTGGCAGGCAGCGCGATTCTCTACACTACAAAACAAACGCTGACTGTGTCGGAGGTCATCGAGGTCCTGGAGGTCCTTCTGATCTTTGTTTATCTCAGCCTGATTGTTCTCTACCTGCTGCCGCGCTGCTTCACACCTGGAGAGGCACTCCTGGTGGTTGGGGGAATCAGTTTCATCGTGAACCAGCTCATCAAACGCTCCCTGAACCTGGCAGAGGTCAAGGGGGATCCAGTGAACTATTTCCTGCCCGTCGTGGTGGTGGGCTCACTGCTGCTAGGAGTTTTCTTCGCCCTCCTCTTCTGCTTCATGGAGTCGGAGACCTGGGTGTCgtctctttttttccacatgATGACAGCCGTTCTGGTTCTAGGGATCCTCATGCCGTGGCTCTCCCTGTTCATCGGGCGGCACCCCATCATGTGGCTGCTGGACTTTGTCACGTTAAATGACAGAAGACTCTGTCTGCTGGGTTACTGGGTGTTTCTGGCCGTTGTGGCGACTTGTGTTGTCTTACACCAGAACCACCAGCGGCAATCAGGATCCAAGAAGCACCAGGCCTCCACGGTTGTCAGAAAGTACTTTCACCTGATTGTAGTTGCCACATTTGTTCCAGGACTGATATATGACCGGCAGCTTCTCCACGTGGCGTCTGTGGGCTGCTTGGCGGTCTTCTTGTTTCTGGAGTATGTGCGTTACTTTCGGATCAGGCCGCTCGGTCAGCTCCTCAGGCAGGTGCTGACTTTGTTCCTGGATGAGCGGGACTCTGGGCCTCTCATCCTGACCCACGTCTACCTGCTGCTGGGCATGTCTCTACCTATATGGTTGTACCCAGGACCCTGCGTTCCAAAGGGGACTCTTCCAGGTGCAGGTGGGCTGGTGCCCTATGCAGGTGTGCTTGCTGTGGGGGTCGGAGACACCGTGGCGTCCGTGTTCGGCAGCACCATGGGGGAGATCCGCTGGCCtggcacaaagaaaacaatggaGGGGACTGCAACATCTGTGTTCGCCCAGATCATAGCAGTAGCTATGTTCCTCATCTTTGATGGGAGCATCAATCTGAACTCCACCTACTCGTGGATTGTTGGCTCCGTCACTCTGGTGGCCATGCTGGAGGCCTACACCTCCCAAATAGACAACCTTCTACTCCCACTCTACCtcttcatcctgctgctgctctga
- the phyhd1 gene encoding phytanoyl-CoA dioxygenase domain-containing protein 1, which produces MDFMTDRDAQKYLEDGYVVLDGLLTPQECDELRQRMTEIVDRMDVPEHCRTTFSTYHHEQLKTQGNADYFITSGDKIRFFFEKGVFDDKGEFLVSKQRSLNKVGHALHAYEPLYKKVTHSPKVQGIAKKLGLVSPLILQSMFIFKQPGIGGEVTSHQDATFLYTEPLGRVMGLWIALEDATVNNGCLWFIPGSHNSGISRRMVRTPKGTYPLTDFVGLEQEYDAGKFVSAPVKKGSVVLIHGQVVHRSAENTSEDSRHVYTFHLMESQDTRWSTDNWLQPTEELPFPPLYTK; this is translated from the exons ATGGATTTCATGACGGACCGAGATGCGCAGAAA TACCTGGAGGATGGTTATGTGGTGCTGGACGGGCTGCTGACCCCACAGGAGTGTGACGAGCTGAGGCAGAGGATGACGGAGATAGTGGACAGGATGGATGTCCCTGAGCACTGCCGCACCACCTTCTCCACCTATCACCATGAGCAGCTCAAAACACAG GGAAATGCCGACTATTTCATCACCAGCGGAGATAAGATCCGCTTTTTCTTTGAGAAAGGAGTTTTTGATGACAAAG GGGAATTCCTCGTATCAAAACAGCGCTCACTAAATAAAGTCGGACATG CGCTGCATGCGTATGAGCCATTGTACAAAAAGGTTACACATTCACCCAAAGTTCAG GGTATAGCAAAGAAGCTGGGTCTCGTGAGTCCTCTGATACTGCaaagcatgtttattttcaaG CAACCAGGGATCGGAGGGGAAG TGACGTCACATCAGGACGCCACATTTCTGTACACAGAGCCCCTGGGGAGAGTGATGGGTCTGTGGATCGCCCTGGAGGATGCCACTGTCAACAACGGCTGTCTGTGGTTCATCCCAGGATCACacaaca GTGGTATTTCCAGACGTATGGTGCGCACTCCAAAAGGCACCTATCCCTTGACAGATTTTGTCGGTCTCGAGCAGGAGTACGATGCGGGAAAGTTTGTCAGCGCTCCTGTTAAAAAAG GTAGTGTAGTCCTGATTCACGGGCAAGTGGTGCATCGCAGTGCTGAAAACACCTCTGAAGACTCCCGTCATGTCTACACCTTCCACCTCATGGAGTCCCAGGACACACGCTGGAGCACGGACAACTG GTTGCAACCCACAGAAGAGctccccttccctcctctctacACTAAATGA